The Chloroflexota bacterium genome includes a window with the following:
- a CDS encoding zinc ABC transporter substrate-binding protein encodes MGVVVTVLPQAEFVEKVGGEKVGVTVMVPPGASPHTYEPTPSQMTALAKAEMYAKVGSGVEFELVWMDKLLATNPDMLVVDCSRGIELQETVAEDEHEHRDRKDPHIWMSPVNAQIMVRNICDGLIETDPKNKGYYEQNRDSYLAQLAEINREIRDSLAGVVNRRFMVYHPAFGYFASEYGLTMISIEKEGKEPTAAGLTYLIEQAKAHDIRVIFAEPQFDPKSAEVIAEAIGGRVVLIDALAKDYIGNLRLIMNEMLPALE; translated from the coding sequence ATGGGGGTGGTGGTCACTGTTCTCCCTCAAGCCGAATTTGTAGAAAAAGTGGGCGGGGAAAAGGTGGGCGTCACTGTGATGGTACCGCCAGGGGCCAGCCCTCATACCTATGAGCCAACGCCTTCCCAGATGACCGCCCTGGCCAAGGCGGAGATGTATGCCAAGGTGGGTTCGGGGGTTGAGTTTGAGCTGGTCTGGATGGACAAGCTTCTGGCCACCAATCCTGACATGCTGGTAGTGGACTGTTCCCGGGGAATTGAGCTACAGGAGACGGTCGCTGAGGACGAACACGAACACCGTGATAGAAAGGACCCGCACATCTGGATGTCCCCGGTGAATGCCCAGATAATGGTGCGCAACATCTGTGATGGACTTATTGAAACTGATCCGAAAAACAAAGGCTATTACGAGCAAAACAGGGACTCCTATCTAGCGCAGTTGGCCGAAATTAACCGCGAGATAAGAGACAGTCTGGCTGGGGTGGTGAATCGGCGGTTTATGGTCTACCATCCGGCATTCGGCTATTTTGCCAGCGAATATGGTCTCACCATGATATCCATCGAAAAAGAAGGAAAAGAGCCGACCGCTGCCGGTCTGACATATCTAATCGAGCAGGCAAAGGCGCATGATATCAGGGTAATCTTTGCCGAACCGCAGTTTGATCCGAAGAGCGCCGAAGTTATTGCGGAAGCAATTGGGGGCAGAGTGGTGTTGATTGATGCACTGGCCAAAGACTACATCGGTAATCTACGCCTTATCATGAACGAAATGCTGCCAGCCTTGGAGTGA
- the lgt gene encoding prolipoprotein diacylglyceryl transferase gives MEIAFHIGPLAIRWYGIMLALGVISTLVVSVIEARRRGENGEQVLSAALIVVPLGIIGARLYHVIDQWDFYFQNPAAIIGGAGLGIFGAVAGGAVGLIIYTRWKKLVTLRWMDIVAPGLILAQAIGRWGNFFNQELYGYPTDLPWAIYIDPAHRLPGYEAFSHFHPLFFYESLWNLIGFALLMILGRKMRGRLLDGDIFLGYAIYYCLGRFFLEMLKIEVWAVAGVPTAQWLCGITIVASIAVMLYRRYRLRPAK, from the coding sequence ATGGAGATAGCTTTTCATATAGGCCCGCTGGCCATACGCTGGTATGGCATAATGCTCGCGCTGGGGGTAATCAGCACCCTGGTCGTCTCTGTTATCGAGGCAAGGAGAAGAGGTGAAAACGGGGAGCAGGTGCTCAGCGCAGCGCTGATAGTTGTTCCGCTGGGGATTATCGGTGCCCGCCTCTACCATGTGATTGACCAGTGGGACTTCTACTTTCAAAACCCGGCGGCAATCATCGGCGGCGCTGGACTGGGCATTTTCGGTGCCGTAGCCGGGGGGGCCGTTGGCCTCATCATTTACACCAGGTGGAAAAAGCTCGTCACCCTGCGCTGGATGGACATCGTCGCTCCCGGCCTTATCCTGGCTCAGGCCATCGGCCGCTGGGGTAATTTCTTCAACCAGGAACTATACGGTTACCCTACGGACTTGCCATGGGCTATCTATATAGACCCTGCGCATCGACTCCCCGGCTATGAAGCGTTCAGCCACTTTCACCCCCTCTTTTTTTACGAATCTCTGTGGAACCTCATCGGCTTCGCTCTGCTCATGATACTGGGACGAAAGATGAGAGGTCGTCTTCTGGACGGGGACATCTTTTTGGGCTATGCTATTTACTACTGCCTGGGCCGATTTTTCCTCGAGATGCTCAAGATAGAAGTCTGGGCCGTCGCTGGCGTGCCCACGGCGCAGTGGCTATGTGGCATTACCATCGTTGCCTCAATCGCTGTCATGCTCTACCGGAGGTATCGTCTTCGCCCGGCAAAGTGA
- a CDS encoding 4Fe-4S dicluster domain-containing protein, producing the protein MKRVYIKEEACMGCGLCEVYCRLEHAASKDIIKALKRETPGAVPRVQVQRKAPLSFALQCRHCDEPYCVYSCLTGALQREPESGIVLVDTDKCMGCWTCVLSCPFGVIRQDAERGTITKCDLCYSSGIPACVVHCPNEALVYTECESPVSTE; encoded by the coding sequence ATGAAAAGGGTATATATTAAAGAAGAAGCGTGCATGGGCTGCGGCCTCTGCGAGGTTTACTGCCGCCTGGAGCATGCTGCATCGAAAGACATAATCAAGGCACTGAAAAGAGAAACGCCTGGCGCTGTACCGCGGGTTCAGGTGCAGCGCAAAGCGCCCCTTTCATTCGCTCTGCAATGTCGGCACTGCGATGAGCCTTATTGTGTCTATTCCTGTCTCACCGGTGCCCTGCAGCGTGAGCCTGAGAGCGGCATAGTGCTTGTGGATACAGATAAGTGTATGGGTTGCTGGACCTGTGTCCTATCCTGCCCCTTTGGCGTGATAAGACAGGATGCAGAACGGGGGACGATTACCAAATGTGACCTCTGTTATTCCAGCGGTATACCGGCGTGTGTCGTCCATTGCCCGAACGAAGCGCTGGTCTATACCGAATGCGAATCCCCTGTTTCCACAGAGTAG
- the hisH gene encoding imidazole glycerol phosphate synthase subunit HisH encodes MIAIIDYGAGNLRSVANTISRLGYQPRITSHAAELSEAQAVILPGVGAAGGTMESLRKLGLVEPIKQLIADDRPFFGVCIGLQVLFTGTEEGGWHDCLGIIPGRVKKLPGGLKVPHMGWNQVKQRFHHPAFEGIPDEANFYFVHSYYGEPEDKSLVAGETEYGVTIGSVIARGNLVATQFHPEKSGDYGLKMYANFLRHATGVNS; translated from the coding sequence ATGATTGCGATAATCGATTACGGAGCTGGCAACCTGCGCAGCGTGGCCAATACCATCTCCAGGCTGGGCTATCAGCCCAGGATAACCAGCCATGCCGCGGAGCTGTCTGAGGCACAGGCGGTAATCCTGCCTGGCGTTGGCGCCGCCGGCGGTACCATGGAAAGTCTGCGGAAACTGGGTCTGGTGGAACCGATAAAACAGCTCATTGCCGATGACCGTCCTTTCTTCGGCGTCTGCATCGGGCTGCAGGTGCTCTTCACCGGCACCGAGGAAGGCGGCTGGCATGACTGCCTCGGGATTATCCCGGGTCGAGTGAAAAAACTGCCCGGCGGGCTGAAAGTGCCCCATATGGGATGGAACCAGGTAAAGCAGCGTTTCCACCACCCGGCATTTGAAGGCATCCCCGATGAAGCCAACTTCTACTTCGTGCACAGTTATTACGGGGAGCCAGAGGATAAATCCCTGGTGGCCGGGGAAACGGAATACGGAGTCACCATAGGCAGCGTTATTGCACGGGGCAACCTGGTGGCGACGCAGTTCCATCCGGAAAAGAGCGGAGATTATGGGCTGAAAATGTATGCCAATTTTCTCCGGCATGCCACCGGTGTAAATTCATAA